In a genomic window of Paramecium tetraurelia macronuclear, complete genome:
- a CDS encoding DHHC-type Zn-finger containing protein: MMLFWALYRTWTIDPGFIPKHTLVDYDETRQRDYCLQCRIKRPERSHHCSKCKRCVLNMDHHCVWTANCIGLYNRKFFLLILFWGSVGMFQATLLGITNIYALWNRIWVYDSLDFNKVKAGFIFLLTFSQFLNGFGLYYFFWNNFKLIAINICTLDQMILEIEATTKRKYHTDLTIYNLGFWYNFYFYFGKNPLLWFIPVGRPLGDGYNWDKRVSSREMSENAIQIE; this comes from the exons ATGATGTTATTCTGGGCACTATATAGAACATGGACAATTGATCCAGGATTTATTCCTAAACATACATTAGTAGATTATGATGAAACAAGGCAAAGAGATTATTGTTTGTAGTGCAGAATAAAGAGACCTGAAAGATCTCACCATTGTTCTAAATGTAAAAGATGTGTATTAAATATGGATCATCATTGTGTTTGGACAGCTAATTGCATAGGTCTATACAACAGGAAGTTTTTCctacttattttattctgGGGTTCTGTTGGTATGTTTTAAGCCACTTTGCTTGGAATAACTAACATATATGCCCTTTGGAATAGGATTTGGGTCTATGATTCATtggattttaataaagtcaAGGCTggattcatatttttattgacaTTCTCACAATTCCTAAATGGCTTTGgcttatattattttttttggaataatttcaaattgattgCCATTAACATTTGCACACTTGATTAGATGATTTTAGAAATCGAAGCTACaactaaaagaaaatat CATACCgatttaactatttataatttaggattttggtataacttttatttttattttggcAAAAATCCATTACTTTGGTTTATACCTGTTGGAAGACCCCTAGGTGATGGGTATAATTGGGATAAGAGGGTCAGTTCAAGAGAGATGTCAGAGAATGCtatataaatagaatga